From the Argopecten irradians isolate NY chromosome 13, Ai_NY, whole genome shotgun sequence genome, one window contains:
- the LOC138305644 gene encoding uncharacterized protein, protein MVRSDVLLLIVLSTGLLNGEDIEGPSAAMAMPIDTVNPRTPIPPPRLAASTSTAVPISSSTSTPSTSTPSTSTPSTSTPSTSTPSTSTFSTSTPITSTPSTSTPSTSTPSTSTPITSTPSTSTPSTSTPITSAPSTSSTSTPSTSTPITSTPSTSTPSTSTPIPPSTSTPSTSTPSTSTPITSTPSTSTPSTSTPSTSTPITTAPSTSSTSTPSTSTPITSTPSTSTPQYQYPPVPVPPVLVPLLPVPPVPVPLVPVPPVPISQYPQYQHPQHQYPQYQYPYYQYPQYPVPLVPVPHTSTPITSTPSTSTPSTSTPSTSTPSTSTPITSAPSTSSTSTPSTSTPITSTPSTSTPITSTPSTSTPSTSTPSTNTPSTSTPSTSTPSTSTPSTSTPSTSTPSTSTPITSTPSTSTPSTPPVPVPLHTVPVPPVPYPVPVPPYPYYQYPQYQYPSTSTPSTPSTSTPITSTPSTSTPSTSTPSTSTPVPVPQYQYPQYQYPQYQYPQYHPQYQSQYQYPQYQYPQYQYPHTSTPVPVPYPRTSTQYQYPLVPVPPSTSTPSTSTPITSAPSTSSTSTPSYQYPYYQYPHTPSTSTPSTSTPSTSTPSTSTPSTSTPSTSTPSTSTPSTSTPITSTPSTSTPSTPSTPITSTPSTSTPITSTPSTSSPSTSPPSTSTPSTSTPSTSTSITSTPKYQYLHYQYPQYQFPHYQYRQYQYPITSTPSTSTTITSTASTSTPITSTPSTSTPPPVPVPPVPVPLLPVPPVPVPLLPVPPVPVPLLPVPPVLVPLLPVPVPPVPVPPVPVPLVPVPLLLVPLLPVPPVPIPLLPVPTITSTTITSTPSTSTPITSTPITSTPSTSTFSTSIPRFNSPRTSTPSTNTPITSTPSTSISSTSTPITSTPSTSSPSTSTPNTSTTMDAYDDHKKQPKAFIKKSSTVLLLLMSK, encoded by the exons GGCCATCAGCAGCTATGGCTATGCCCATAGATACAGTCAATCCACGAACACCAATACCGCCTCCTCGGCTTGCTGCTAGTACCAGTACCGCTGTTCCCATTTCTTCCAGTACCAGTACCCCCAGTACCAGTACCCCTAGTACCAGTACCCCCAGTACCAGTACCCCCAGTACTAGTACCCCCAGTACCAGTACCTTCAGTACTAGTACCCCTATTACCAGTACCCCCAGTACCAGTACCCCCAGTACCAGTACCCCTAGTACCAGTACCCCTATTACTAGTACCCCCAGTACCAGTACCCCCAGTACTAGTACCCCTATTACCAGTGCCCCTAGTACCAGCAGTACCAGTACCCCGAGTACCAGTACCCCTATTACCAGCACCCCCAGTACCAGCACCCCCAGTACCAGTACCCCCA TACCCCCCAGTACCAGTACTCCCAGTACCAGTACCCCTAGTACCAGTACCCCCATTACTAGTACCCCCAGCACCAGTACCCCCAGTACCAGCACCCCCAGTACTAGTACCCCTATTACCACTGCCCCTAGTACCAGCAGTACCAGTACCCCCAGTACCAGCACCCCTATTACCAGTACCCCCAGTACCAGTACCCCCCAGTACCAGTACCCCCCAGTACCAGTACCCCCAGTACTAGTACCACTATTACCAGTACCCCCAGTACCAGTACCCCTAGTACCAGTACCCCCAGTACCAATATCCCAA TACCCCCAGTACCAGCACCCCCAGCACCAGTACCCCCAGTACCAGTACCCCTATTACCAGTACCCCCAGTACCCAGTACCCCTAGTACCAGTACCCCATACCAGTACCCCTATTACCAGTACCCCCAGTACCAGTACCCCCAGTACCAGTACCCCCAGTACCAGCACCCCCAGTACTAGTACCCCTATTACCAGTGCCCCTAGTACCAGCAGTACCAGTACCCCGAGTACCAGTACCCCTATTACCAGTACCCCCAGTACTAGTACCCCTATTACCAGTACCCCCAGTACCAGTACCCCTAGTACCAGTACCCCCAGTACCAATACCCCAAGTACCAGTACCCCCAGTACCAGTACCCCCAGTACCAGTACCCCCAGTACCAGTACCCCCAGTACCAGTACCCCCAGTACCAGTACCCCTATTACCAGTACCCCCAGTACCAGTACCCCTAGTACCCCCCCAGTACCAGTACCCCTACATACAGTACCAGTACCCCCAGTACCATACCCCGTACCAGTACCACCATACCCCTATTACCAGTACCCCCAGTACCAGTACCCCAGTACTAGTACCCCCAGTACCCCTAGTACCAGTACCCCTATTACCAGTACCCCCAGTACCAGTACCCCCAGTACCAGTACCCCCAGTACCAGTACCCCAGTACCAGTACCCCAGTACCAGTACCCCCAGTACCAGTACCCCCAGTACCAGTACCCCCAGTACCACCCCCAGTACCAGTCCCAGTACCAGTACCCCCAGTACCAGTACCCCCAGTACCAGTACCCCCATACCAGTACCCCAGTACCAGTACCGTACCCCCGTACCAGTACCCAGTACCAGTACCCCCTAGTACCAGTACCCCCCAGTACCAGCACCCCCAGTACTAGTACCCCTATTACCAGTGCCCCTAGTACCAGCAGTACCAGTACCCCGAGTTACCAGTACCCCTATTACCAGTACCCCCA TACCCCCAGTACCAGTACCCCTAGTACCAGTACCCCCAGTACCAGTACCCCTAGTACCAGTACCCCAAGTACCAGTACCCCTAGTACCAGTACCCCCAGTACTAGTACCCCCAGTACCAGTACCCCTATTACCAGTACCCCCAGTACCAGTACCCCCAGTACCCCCAGTACCCCTATTACCAGTACCCCCAGTACCAGTACCCCTATTACCAGTACCCCCAGTACCAGTTCCCCCAGTACTAGTCCCCCCAGTACCAGTACCCCCAGTACCAGCACCCCCAGTACCAGTACCTCCATTACCAGTACCCCCAAGTACCAGTACCTCCATTACCAGTACCCCCAGTACCAGTTCCCCCATTACCAGTACCGCCAGTACCAGTACCCTATTACCAGTACCCCCAGTACCAGTACCACCATTACCAGTACCGCCAGTACCAGTACCCCTATTACCAGTACCCCCAGTACCAGTACCCCACCCCCAGTACCAGTACCCCCAGTACCAGTACCCCTATTACCAGTACCTCCAGTACCAGTACCCCTATTACCAGTACCCCCAGTACCAGTACCCCTATTACCAGTACCTCCAGTACTAGTACCCCTATTACCAGTACCAGTACCCCCAGTACCAGTACCCCCAGTACCAGTACCCCTAGTACCAGTACCCCTATTACTAGTACCCCTATTACCAGTACCCCCAGTACCAATACCCCTATTACCAGTACCCACTATTACCAGTACCACTATTACCAGTACCCCCAGTACCAGTACTCCTATTACCAGTACCCCTATTACCAGTACCCCCAGTACCAGTACCTTCAGTACCAGTATCCCCCGTTTCAACAGCCCCAGAACCAGTACCCCTAGTACCAATACCCCTATTACCAGTACCCCCAGTACCAGTATCTCCAGTACCAGTACCCCTATTACCAGTACCCCCAGTACTAGTTCCCCCAGTACTAGTACCCCAAATACCTCTACCACAATGGACGCTTATGACGACCACAAAAAGCAACCTAAAGCATTCATCAAGAAGTCTTCCACCGTTCTTCTACTCTTGATGTCAAAATAG